Proteins co-encoded in one Dyella japonica A8 genomic window:
- a CDS encoding acyl-CoA dehydrogenase: MLLTGWIVALTVFLGFAFAGRGWLAWVLGLAVLFLTWMTCGVDSPLLLYGLLFASALVALATGFVPLRRALFARSLLPVLSRVMPRLGETERIALEAGTVWWDAQIFSGTPDWESLLRFECKPLSAREQAFMDGPVTRLCAMLDDWQIQQQRDLPPEVWDFIKRERFFGMVLPETYGGLGMSEIGHSRVVTRIATRSVAAAVTVMVPNSLGPGELLLHYGTEEQKRHYLPRLADGREIPCFALTGPEAGSDAAATQSEGIVEWGRWQGEDVIGLRLNWNKRYITLAPVATLIGLAFRLKDPNGLLGGPIDRGITCALIARDLPGVVIGKHHDPMGVPFANGPIEGHDVFVPLDAIIGGLAEAGHGWRMLMESLAAGRSISLPALAVGAAQMATRICGAYATVREQFDTPIGRFEGIEEPLARIAGLTYLMTATRTLTCGALDAGEKPAVLGSIAKAYLTDAMREVVSDAMDIRAGAAIQRGPRNALSHMWVSVPIGITVEGANILTRSMIIYGQGAIRCHPWVEKLIDAIALKDRDALDTCTFGYINFVFTRGMRALLLALTGSRLARAPDSELARYYQHLTRFASAFAFISDTCMATLGGSLKRREKISGRLADALAWQYLAAATLKRYHDEPKLASNFDLARWGVALALYRTQEALRGVLDNLPSGLAAGLARWLVFPLGARFRPPSDRLGQRAARAILEDREARIHLTEDIHVPGPQEPGLGQLEAALDKAVRALPVETKLRDAIRAGQLDRALGDELSRHALAAGIITQDEYDALSEADEARNAVVQVDTFDPDAYLALR, from the coding sequence GACGTGCGGCGTCGACTCGCCACTCCTTTTATATGGACTGCTATTTGCGAGCGCATTGGTTGCACTGGCAACTGGTTTCGTCCCCCTGCGCCGGGCCCTGTTCGCCCGATCCCTGTTGCCGGTGCTGTCCCGGGTCATGCCGCGGCTCGGCGAAACCGAACGCATCGCGCTCGAGGCAGGCACGGTGTGGTGGGATGCGCAGATCTTTTCCGGCACCCCCGACTGGGAGTCGCTGCTCCGCTTTGAATGCAAACCGCTGAGCGCACGCGAACAGGCCTTCATGGACGGCCCGGTTACCCGGTTGTGCGCCATGCTCGACGACTGGCAGATACAGCAGCAGCGCGACCTGCCGCCGGAGGTATGGGACTTCATCAAGCGCGAGCGTTTCTTCGGCATGGTGCTGCCAGAAACCTACGGCGGCTTGGGCATGTCCGAGATCGGCCACTCGCGCGTGGTCACGCGCATCGCCACCCGCTCGGTGGCCGCGGCCGTTACCGTGATGGTGCCCAACTCGCTGGGCCCGGGCGAACTGCTGCTGCATTACGGCACCGAGGAGCAGAAGCGCCACTACCTGCCCCGCCTGGCCGACGGTCGCGAGATCCCCTGCTTCGCGCTCACCGGGCCGGAGGCCGGTTCCGATGCCGCGGCCACGCAATCGGAAGGCATCGTCGAATGGGGCCGATGGCAGGGCGAGGACGTGATCGGCCTGCGCCTGAACTGGAACAAGCGCTACATCACGCTCGCCCCAGTCGCCACCTTGATCGGCCTGGCCTTCCGCCTGAAGGATCCCAACGGCCTGCTCGGCGGCCCGATCGACCGCGGCATCACCTGCGCGCTGATTGCCCGCGACCTCCCCGGCGTCGTCATCGGCAAGCACCACGACCCCATGGGCGTGCCGTTCGCCAACGGCCCCATCGAGGGACACGATGTATTCGTACCCCTCGACGCCATCATTGGCGGCCTGGCCGAAGCGGGGCATGGCTGGCGCATGTTGATGGAAAGCCTTGCGGCGGGACGCTCCATCTCGTTGCCCGCGCTCGCCGTGGGTGCCGCGCAGATGGCCACGCGCATCTGCGGTGCCTACGCCACGGTGCGCGAACAGTTCGATACGCCCATCGGCCGTTTCGAAGGTATCGAGGAACCGCTGGCGCGCATCGCCGGCCTGACCTACCTGATGACCGCGACGCGCACGCTCACCTGCGGCGCGCTCGACGCGGGCGAGAAGCCGGCCGTGCTCGGTTCGATCGCCAAGGCCTACCTTACCGACGCCATGCGCGAAGTGGTCAGCGACGCCATGGATATCCGTGCCGGCGCCGCCATCCAGCGCGGGCCGCGCAACGCGCTGTCGCATATGTGGGTCTCGGTGCCCATCGGCATCACGGTGGAGGGCGCGAACATCCTCACGCGCTCGATGATCATCTATGGCCAGGGCGCCATCCGCTGCCACCCGTGGGTGGAGAAACTGATCGACGCCATCGCACTGAAAGACCGGGACGCCCTCGACACCTGCACCTTCGGCTATATCAACTTCGTGTTCACCCGCGGCATGCGCGCGCTGCTGCTGGCACTCACCGGCTCGCGTCTGGCCAGGGCGCCCGACAGCGAGCTGGCGCGGTATTACCAACACCTGACGCGTTTTGCTTCCGCCTTCGCCTTCATTTCCGACACCTGCATGGCCACGCTGGGCGGCTCGCTGAAGCGCCGCGAGAAGATCTCCGGCCGCCTCGCTGACGCACTGGCCTGGCAGTACCTCGCCGCGGCAACGCTCAAGCGCTATCACGACGAACCCAAGCTCGCCTCCAACTTCGACCTCGCCCGCTGGGGCGTGGCATTGGCGCTGTATCGCACGCAGGAAGCGTTGCGCGGCGTACTGGACAACCTGCCGTCGGGCCTTGCCGCCGGCCTGGCACGATGGCTGGTGTTTCCGCTGGGTGCCCGCTTCCGTCCGCCATCGGACCGGTTGGGGCAACGCGCCGCGCGGGCCATCCTGGAAGATCGCGAAGCCCGCATCCATCTCACCGAAGACATCCACGTCCCCGGCCCGCAAGAGCCCGGGTTGGGCCAGCTGGAGGCCGCGCTGGACAAGGCCGTGCGTGCGCTGCCGGTGGAAACGAAACTGCGCGACGCCATCCGCGCCGGCCAACTGGATCGCGCCCTGGGTGACGAACTGAGCCGGCATGCCCTGGCCGCAGGCATCATCACGCAGGACGAGTACGACGCGCTCAGTGAGGCCGACGAGGCGCGCAACGCGGTCGTGCAGGTGGACACTTTCGACCCCGACGCCTACCTCGCGCTGCGCTGA